A window from Entomoplasma freundtii encodes these proteins:
- the oppC gene encoding oligopeptide ABC transporter permease OppC, translating to MSNHQNKNTNTSPLVAKNNLAVSEIDSSLFEVVGIRKSESEQLASKPYSYWKAVAKLLFTNWTFIICATLLVIIIALSIIVPWGKQAVPTNRPGVGPAAPSKGHIFGLGMFGEDFWIEMWLGIRTTLILAFTLAFIQLAIGVLLGSIWGYFRQTDIFFIQLTNFLTLVPQLILLLFIIFVFNVGFWPIVLGVSLQAWISIASTVRVQIMLVKNTDYNVASLTLGSSSTRIIHKNILPKILPGIVQAGIFAIPNAISVDATLTFLNFGFVDGVKKTSLGKILNNIMPDTDWQVFPHLLIIPIIFISMISIIFFLVAKVFADSLDPKNHR from the coding sequence ATGTCTAACCACCAAAATAAAAATACAAATACTAGCCCTCTTGTGGCTAAAAATAATTTAGCAGTTTCGGAAATCGATAGTTCGTTATTTGAAGTTGTTGGAATTAGAAAAAGTGAATCAGAGCAATTAGCTAGCAAGCCTTATAGTTATTGAAAGGCCGTTGCTAAACTATTATTCACTAATTGGACATTTATTATTTGTGCCACTTTATTAGTTATCATTATTGCCTTATCAATCATTGTCCCTTGAGGAAAACAAGCAGTTCCAACCAACCGCCCAGGTGTTGGACCAGCGGCGCCAAGCAAAGGCCATATCTTTGGTCTTGGGATGTTCGGTGAAGATTTTTGAATCGAAATGTGGCTTGGAATTAGAACAACCCTAATCTTAGCTTTTACTTTAGCATTCATTCAATTAGCGATTGGAGTACTATTAGGTTCGATTTGGGGTTACTTCCGTCAAACAGATATCTTCTTCATCCAATTAACTAACTTCTTAACTTTGGTACCACAACTAATTTTATTATTATTTATTATTTTCGTCTTTAATGTTGGCTTCTGACCAATTGTTTTAGGGGTTTCTCTCCAAGCTTGAATTTCAATTGCTTCAACTGTCAGGGTACAAATTATGTTGGTAAAAAATACTGACTATAATGTTGCCTCGTTAACTTTAGGTTCAAGTTCAACCCGAATTATTCACAAAAACATTTTGCCAAAGATTTTACCAGGAATTGTCCAAGCAGGAATATTTGCTATTCCGAATGCTATTTCTGTGGATGCAACTTTAACCTTCTTAAACTTCGGTTTTGTTGATGGGGTTAAAAAAACATCATTAGGAAAAATTTTAAATAACATCATGCCCGATACCGATTGACAAGTGTTTCCTCACTTGTTAATTATCCCTATCATTTTTATCAGTATGATTTCAATCATTTTCTTCTTGGTTGCTAAAGTCTTTGCTGATTCACTTGATCCCAAAAATCACCGTTAG